DNA from Mesotoga infera:
CGTCGACGGTAAGAAGAGACTTAAGGGCTATGTGATGCTGAAACAGCTTGACAAAGCGTCTGATGGAGAACCGTTGAAGAAGTACTTGAGATCGATCGAGACCATACAACCTCTTTCGAATTTGATGGAGGCGATGTCATTGATCATGAATACCGGGCTATCCTCATTGCCTGTAGTAGATGACAAGGAGAGGCTACTTGGTATCCTTAGGTTCAAAGATCTTGTAAACCTAGTAGGCTCTTATGAATCATCTGATGAGGAGTGAGACTATGGAAGTCTTTGAATACATGGTCGAGAACTCTGGTTACATAATGGAAAGATTGCTTGAACACATTTTTATCTTCCTCGCTTCCTGGAGCATGGCGGTAGTGGCGGGAGTTGCAATTGCAATCTTCGTTACCAGGCCAGGTCATAGAAGGGCCGGTAGCCTGGTTCTATCGATTACAGGAGCAACTCAAGCCGTACCCAGTATCGCAGTGATAGCTCTTGTTTTCCTGTTCATGGGAATTGGAGCTGCACCTGCCATCGTTGCTCTGTTCCTTTACAGTCTTGTGCCAGTAGTTTTCAATACCGCTTCCGGCTTAATGAATGTTTCGATGAAGATGAAGGAGGCGGCCAAAGGAATGGGAATGACTAACAGGCAGATATTGTGGAAGGTGGAAATGCCTGTCACAGTTCCAACAATGCTTTCGGGAATTAGAAGTTCGGCGACAATAAATATCGGTACTGCTGCTATTGCTGCATCAATTGGTGCGGGTGGTCTGGGAGAGATTATCTTCACTGGACTTCGTATGACGAAGGGTCCAATGATAATTGCAGGAGCAATTCCTGTGACGCTCCTGGCGATAGCAGTAGACATAATCCTAGGTTTTTCGGAGAAAGCTCTGACTTCGAAAGGTCTCAGAACATAAGAAACATGGAGGTGTTTAGTTTTGAAGAGACTATTTCTTATTTCGTTGGTAGTTTTAATGGCAACAGTTATGTCATTTGGCCAGACAAGGCTGAATGTTGGAGCAAAGAACTTCACCGAACAGTATATCGTCAGTAGCATGATTTCGCAACTTCTTGAAGATGCAGGGTTTAGAGTGACCGAGAACTTTGGAATGAGTTCATTTGTTGCAAGAAGTGCGCTCGAGACCGGGCAGATTGATCTTTATGCTGACTATACGGGTACTGCTTGGCCCACATATTTAGGCCACGAAAAAATGATTAGAGATCCCTTTGATCTCTATGATGCTGTAAAGACAGAAGATCTTGAAAATGGAATCGTATGGCTTGACATGGCCAATTTCAATAATACATACGCTCTGGCTGTAAGAAGAGATTTCGCGGCCGAGCACGGGCTACAGAATCTTGAGGATCTTGCTGAACTTACGCACGAAAACCCAGATCTGCTTTTCGGAATTGTATACGAATTCCTTGAAAGAGATGATGGGTTCTGGCCGATGAGTGAGACATACGGTTTTACTGTTGAAAAGAGGCAAGTTAAGACAATGGAGATCGGGCTGACCTATGAGGCACTTGATAAGAATCAGATAGACGTTGCCATGGTCTTTTCAACTGATGGAAAGCTGGAGAAATACAATCTTCTGGTACTCGAAGATACTAAGAATTTCTTCCCGTCATACAATCTCGCCGTTACAGTACGTAAGGAAGTGTTGGATAACAATCCCGAGATAGAAGAGATTCTGAGACCCATATCCGTTTATCTTACAGAACCAATAATGATCAGGCTGAATTATTTGGTAGACGCTGGTGGTTATGAGCCAGATGAAGTTGCCGAAGGATTCCTCAAAGGATTGGGTCTGATAGATTAACTTAGTTCATATTTGTTTCAGAGCCGCCTCAGGGCGGCTTTGTTATTATACAGCATGACTAATGATTGCTTTATCAGAATTGTGGTGGCTTCTAGGGTCCGTTATACCAATGAAAGAGACCTTCTCATTGGCGTTGCGGGTAGACACCGCGTCTGGCTGGCTGTGATATAATCGGTCGAATATGCTTTCAGGAAGGGAGGAAACAAAGTGTCAGAAAAATTTGTGTACTATTTTGGAAAAGAGAAGGCCGAAGGCGACGCGAAAATGAAGAATCTTCTTGGCGGAAAGGGAGCAAACCTATCCGAGATGGTTAAGATAGGGATACCTGTTCCTCCAGGATTCACTATTTCCACAGAGGTTTGCAAGTACTACTACGAGCATGGTAATACATATCCAGAAAGCCTGGAGAATGAAGTGGAAGAAGCTGTAAAGCTTTTGGAGGAAGAAACCGGAAAGGGTTTTGGCTCTACTGAGAAACCATTGCTTGTTTCGGTGAGGTCCGGGGCAGCAATTTCGATGCCCGGCATGATGGACACGATTCTAAATCTCGGTCTCAATGATGACAGTGTAAATGGTTTGATCAAAGAGTCAGGCAATCCCAGATTTTGCTACGACGCCTATAGAAGATTTCTTCAGATGTTCGGCGACGTTGTTCTGAAAATCGAACACTCCGAGTTCGAAGGAGCACTGAAGAGCATCAAGAAAGAAAGGGGCGTGAAACTTGATACGGAACTTGATGCAGAGGATATGAAAGAGGTAGTTAAGAGATATCTGGAGGTCTACAAAAAGTCCGGCAAAGAGTTCCCTCAGGATCCCTGGAAGCAATTATGGATGGCGACTGATGCAGTATTTGGTAGTTGGATGAATGAAAGGGCGATTAAGTATCGTGCCCTGAACGGTATAAAAGAAGGAGAACTCCTGGGAACTGCGGTTAACGTTGTTGCAATGGTTTTTGGCAACACTGGAGAAGATAGTGGAACGGGCGTCGCATTCACGAGAGATCCCAATACCGGCGAGAAGCAATTCTATGGAGAGTATTTGCCGAACGCTCAAGGAGAGGACGTTGTTGCCGGAACACGTACGCCATTTCCCCTAACAAAACTCCAGGATATTAATCCAGCAGTTTACGATCAGCTACTAGATATCTTTAGTAAACTGGAGAACCATTATAGAGATATGCAGGACATTGAGTTTACTGTTGAACACGGGATTCTGTATTTGCTTCAAACGCGTAATGGAAAGCGAACTCCTTACGCAAGTGTCAAGATCGCGGTTGATCTCGCTGAAGAAAATAGAATTTCTAAAGAAGAGGCAGTTATGAGAGTCACTCCAGAACATATAGAGACTCTTCTTCACCCTTATTTCACCAAAGAGACTATGGAGAGTGCAGAGCTCCTCGCAAAGGGGGTAGCAGCATCTCCGGGAGCGGCATCCGGAGTAGTTGCCTTTGACCCGGAAACGGCAGAAAGAATGGTTAAAGAAGAGAGCAAATCTGTCATCCTTGTCAGGCCTGAGACTTCTCCAGAGGATATCGCAGGAATGGCGGCTGCTCAGGGAATTCTGACCTCAACTGGAGGCAAGACTTCACATGCCGCAGTCGTTGCCAGAGGTATGGGCAAGACCTGTATCGTAGGCTGTGAAGCCGTTGAAGTTGATCAGAAGACAAGAATCATGAAGGTGAATGGAAAGATCATAAAGGAAGGCGAATGGATAAGCATTGATGGTACATCCGGCGAGGTCTTCATGGGCAAACTGGATTCCGTCAAGCCTCAGGGTCTTGAAGGTCCTCTGGCAAAGCTTCTAAATTGGGCAGACGAAATCAGGAAGCTGGGGATAAGGACCAATGCCGATACTCCAAACGATGCGAAAATAGCCCGGGAGTTTGGTGCTGAAGGAATAGGTCTCACGAGGACCGAGCACATGTTCTTCCAGGAAGACAGGATTTTTGCTGTTCGACAGATGATTACTTCTAATACCAAAGAGCAGAGAGAAAGATCTCTGGCTAAGATTCTTCCGATGCAGGAAGAGGATTTCTATGGGATATTCAAGGCCATGGAAGGGCTTCCTGTAACAATTAGGCTTCTCGATCCCCCTCTTCACGAGTTCCTTCCAAAAGATGACGAGGACGTTAAAGAACTTTCTGAAGAGATGGGTATGACCTATGAGGAGCTCAAGGCAACTATTGAAGATCTTCATGAATTCAACCCTATGATGGGATTCAGAGGTTGCAGACTTGCTGTCGTTTATCCTGAAATAGCTGAAATGCAGACTAAGGCGATAATTGGAGCAGCTATACGGTTGGTCAAGGAAGGAAAATCGGTCATTCCCGAAATCATGATTCCTTTGATTGTCGAAATAGAAGAATTGAAGTACGTCAAATCGATAATCATAAAGGCGGCTGAAGAGCTGATTGCTGATTCTGGTAATAAGCTTGAATACAAAGTGGGAACAATGATTGAAGTGCCGAGAGCCGCACTTACTGCCGATGAAATAGCCAAAGAAGCAGAGTTCTTTAGCTTTGGAACAAATGACCTCACTCAGATGACTTATGGGTTCAGTAGAGACGACTATGGGAAATACGTCGGTCATTATTTGGAGAAAGGTATTCTAGAGAGCGATCCATTCCAGAAGTTGGACAGAACGGGTGTTGGACAGCTTGTTAGGATGGGAACAGAAAAGGGACGCTCAACCAGACCGGATCTCAAGGTCGGAATATGTGGTGAGCATGGCGGAGAGCCTTCATCGGTTGAATTCTGCCATATTGTAGGTCTCAATTATGTCAGTTGCTCTCCTTACAGAGTTCCTGTGGCGAGATTATCGGCTGCTCAAGCAGTAGTGAAGAATAGATAATTATTACTTCAGGCCGCGCCTGAGGGTGCGGCCTTTACTATTTTGGAGGTTCGCCTATCATGGCAGCGTTGATCTCGGGATATCTAGCACAGACAGGTTTCGCCACGGTAAGCTGGGAAAACTGGGTAATGTTTGCAGTTGCGGGGCTTCTTGTCTATCTTGCGGTTGCAAAAGATGCTGAACCGCTACTTCTTGTGCCAATTGCATTCGGAATGGTTATTGCAAATATTCCTCCAGAGGTCACGGGGGTTTTTACTCCTGGCACTGGAATTATGTGGATTCTACAACAGGGATTGATGCTAGGAATATATCCTCCTTTGATATTTCTCGGTATTGGCGCGGTTACTGATTTCTCTTTCGTGTTAGCTAATCCCAAGACGCTCTTTCTTGGGGCTGCTGCTCAGATAGGGATTTTCATCACCTTTCTTGCAGCGAACTGGATGGGGTTTTCCATTTCCGATGCCGCAGCGATAGCAATTATTGGTGGAGCCGACGGACCTACTTCCATTTACGTTGCAAGCATCTTGGAGTCCCAGTTTCTTCCAATTATCGCGATAGCTTCGTATTCATACATCGCCTTGATCCCTGTTCTTCAACCACCAATAATGAGAGTTCTTACTACTCGCAAGGAACGCTCGATAACAATGGGAAAGAAGCTCAGGAAAGTCTCTAAGCTCGAAAGAATTGTGTTCCCGATTGTCGCGACTATTGCGATTTCGCTGATTGTTCCTCAGGCGCTTCCATTAGTTGGAATGTTGATGTTAGGAAATCTCCTGAGAGAGAACGGCAGGACTAAGCGACTGGTTGAAGCTTCAGGAAAGTACATTTCGGATACTGTAATAATTCTGTTGTGCGTATCTGTAGGTGCCAAGGCGGATGGGAAGATATTCCTTACGTTGGAGAGTATAATGATTTTGGGATTGGGTTGCGCTGCGTTCATTGTAGCAACTGCTTCGGGAATTCTATTCGCTAAGCTGATGAATGTGTTTTCCGCGAACAAAGTGAATCCTTTGATAGGCGCCGCAGGTGTTTCGGCAGTCCCGACCGCTGCAAGGGTGGCACAGAAAGTAGCATCGGAGGAAGATCCGACAAACTTCGTTCTTATGCACGCAATGGGCCCGAATATCGCGGGTGTAATCGGATCGGCAGTTGCTGCGGGGGTATTCCTTTCAATAATTTGATAATGTTGAGTGGGAGGACGTAATGGCCGAAAAGAAGCAGTATCAAGTTAATATCAATCACACTCTGTGTAAGAAGTGCGGCATATGCTATTGGATATGTCCTACGAAGACGATCACTAAGGGCGAACTGGGTAGGCCACAGATTGTTGATCAGAAAACCTGCATTGGTTGCCTCATGTGTGAAAACGCTTGCCCTGATTTTGCGATCGATGTTCATCAATTAGAGGCGGTGAAAGAAGATGCGTGAATTCATGCTGCTTCAGGGCGATGAAGCATGCGCGCTTGGAGCGATAAAGGCTGGATGCAAGTTTTTCGCCGGCTATCCAATTACGCCGGCCACAGAAATTGCCGAGACTATGGCAAGAGAGCTTCCGAAGATTGGAGGAACTTTCATTCAGATGGAGGATGAAATTGCAAGTGCGGCAGCAATAATTGGCGCGTCACTCGCCGGTGAGAAATCAATGACTGCAACCAGCGGGCCGGGTTTCTCTCTGATGCAAGAAGCCATAGGGTACGCGTCGATGACTGAAACTCCTACCGTAATAGTCAACGTGCAGCGAGGCGGACCCTCGACAGGCATGCCCACAAAGACGGCTCAAGGAGATATCATGCAAGCGAGATGGGGTACTCACGGGGACCATCAGATCATTGCGATTTACCCTTCAAACGTTGAAGAAGTGTACAAGTATATTATCACTGCCTTCAATTATGCCGAATTATATAGAACACCGGTTATCTTTCTGATGGACGAAATTCTCGGTCATATGAGGGAAAGTGTTTATCTCCCCCATGATTCAGAAATTATGGAAGTTCAAAGAGTGGGTGAAACAGAAATGGCCGAAGATGATATCTTTCATCCCTTCGAAGGTGATGATCAGATGATGGCCACACCACTTGTTAAGATGGGAAAGTCAAGATTTCATGTTTCCGGCCTCGTTCACGACGAGTCAGGGTTTCCGGTTGGATCGCCATCTGATTCTGCCAGGCTGCTAAGAAGACTTGACAACAAGATAAGACTTCACAGTGATGAAATAGTCATTTATGATGAGTATATGACAGAGGATGCCGAAATACTTGTTCTCGCATACGGATCGGTTGCTAGAAGCGCAATCAAGGCCGTGAAGATGGCGAGGGAGGACAAGATCAATGTTGGGCTTTTCAAACCTGTTACCATTTGGCCGTTTCCAAGTACAAGACTCAGACAGCTCCTGAAAAAGGTAAGTGCCGTAATTGTTGCCGAGATGAACCTTGGGCAAATTCTCTATGAAGTGTCCAGATTAAACAAGCGTGGCGCAAAAATTGAACATCTGAGTAAAGTGAATGGTGAATTAATAACTCCACAGGAAGTTCTCGACGCTATATCGAGGGTTAAGTCCGAGATAATGGATCTTTAGAATTTGAAAAACAATGATTCTTTCTTCTTTTTGCGAACAGTATGTTAAAACTTTTGCCAATTGAGCGGCCTCTGTGGTAGAATTACAGCGAAATTACCTGCAAAAGGAGGAAATCTCAATGGAAATCCTGAAGGTCAGTTCTAAATCTAATCCGAACAAGGTAGCAGGTGCCATAGCCGGGGTAATCTCAAAGAACGAGCAAGTAGAACTTCAGGCCATTGGTGCTGGTGCTGTGAATCAAGCAGTAAAAGCAGTTGCCATCGCTTCCAGATTCCTCAGAGAACAGGGCACTAAAGTGTATATGGTCCCTGGATTTGTGGAGATTCAAATTGGCGAAGAGATGCGAACGGGGATCACCATTAAGATTGTTTCTGAGAAAGACGAAAGTAAGTAATGGGGGTTCGGTAGTCTCTGATAGTCGGGGGGAGGTCTTTGATCTCTTCCTTTTTTATGTTAGAAGCGCGTCATTGAAGCAGTATTACGAAACGAAGGAGGTAGCGAATGCTTACAGTAAGCGATATGCTAGGTATAGCATTGAAGATCGAAGGAGCGGGTTACTCATATTACGAAAGGCTTGGCGAAAGAACTTCAGGAGAGGTCAAGGCTCTTTTTCTCAAGCTGGCGGAACAGGAAAGAGAGCACGCAAACATATTCAGAGAACTCCTCAAGGATGAGGGAAAGACTTCAACAACTCAGGACTGGGACGACAATGTCGGATATCTCAAAGCATATGCCGAAATATCAATATTTCCCCGGATCGAATCTTCCGAGATTCCACAGAATTTGAACAGAGCGATTAGTAGCGCAATGGAAGTGGAGAAGGACAGCATCATATTCTATTCCGATCTTTCCTCCTTCATTCCCGACAGCAATGAACTCAAAAAAATTATAGAGGAAGAACGCAGACATCTTCACGATCTCGTTAAGCTTTATGGCTCTTTGTAGGTAACAATGCCGTCGGAAAATGCATTAGTTTGCTGTTCGCTGACTGTTTGGTAAGAAATCCGGGGTGGACTTGCAGTAGTTGATATTGATCATCTTTGTGATACAATTGCCGATGGATGATTTTTCTTGGAGAGTGACTTCTATGTCGGAAACGATTGTTGAAAGTGGGACTGCCTTGTTCACCGACCGGTGCGGGAGTCACTTCTGTCCTCTTGGTAGCAGGATGTCACTCTCTCGAATAATTCATTCAATCGAGATGATAATAAACAAGATTGTGAATGTTATAGACTCCGAGAAGAGACCTCACGAAGATTCGTGAGGTCTCTTTTTTCTAGGGTTGCTAATTCATAACAAGAGGAGGGATCTTGTGAGCAATGAAAAATCGGCTTATCAGGAAGTGAGGGAGCAGGAAGACAGAAGTAAAGGTCTGGGCAAAGGGGGACTTCTTGTACTCGGTCTGCAGCATGCGTTTACGATGTTTGGGGCAACGGTCCTAGTACCATACCTCACCGGTGTTCCCGTAAATGTAGCGTTGTTTACTGCAGGTGTTGGCACGCTTCTTTTCCATCTGCTGACACAATGGAAAGTGCCTGTGTTCCTTGGGTCAAGTTTTGCGTACATAGCTCCAATCAATGCCGTAATTCTTTATCACGCCAATGCGGCCGACACTTTCAGTTCAGTTCCGGAGGCAATTTCCGCAGGATTTGCGATTACTCCCGATATGATTGCCTATGCAACGGGAGGAATATTGATAGCGGGTCTTGTTCAGGTGGGAATCGCAATTCTAATCAAACTGCTTGGGGTAAGCAAATTTGAGAAGATTTTCCCGCCAGCTGTCGCCGGAACGATAATAGCAGTGATAGGCTTGAATCTAGCCCCAACTGCGATAAGCATGGCGAGTTCAAACTGGTGGATTGCGGTTGTCTCTCTGGGAACAGCGGTGATTGTCAGACTTTACGTAAAGGGATTTACCAGGCTTATTCCCGTTATGTGCGGAATAATCGTGGGTTACATTGTGGCCGCAGCAACGGGAAATGTCTCATTCGACGCGGTGAATCAGGCAAGTTGGGTCGGGATTCCTTCCTTTGTGCTTCCCAAGTTCTCAATTTACTCGCTAACGGTTCTTGTTCCTGTAGCTCTAGCGCCGACAATCGAGCATTTCGGAGATATCTTCGCGGTGTCGGCAATCACTGGCAAGAAATTCTATGATGATCCAGGCATACACAGGACGCTAGCCGGAGACGGAATCGCCACTGCTGTTGCCGGTTTCTTTGGAGGACCCGCTAATACTACATATAGCGAGAACACGGGTGTTCTTGCGATTACGAAGGTCTTTAATCCTGTAGTAATGAGGATAGCCGCGGTATTTGCAGTGATACTGTCATTCGTGCCGAAGGTGGGAGCGCTGATTCAGTCAATTCCCACTGCAGTGATGGGCGGAATTGAGATATTGCTGTTTGGGATGATCGCTGCTGTTGGAATGAAGACACTTATAGAAAACAGGGTGAAGGTCGATGGAAAAAACCTCATAGTGATATCGGTAATGCTTGTAGTTGGCATAGGTGGCGCAGCTATAGGAATTGGTCCGGTGAGATTCGAGGGGATAGGACTTGCTGCACTCGTAGGGTTACTCCTAAATGGAATATTTGTAATGACAAAGGCTCCTGAAGAATAGAGAAGACCGCTCAGTTCTGCAGAGAGGTGCCAAAGCAGGCACCTCTTTTGCTATACTATCTCAAATGGAGGTGAGTTCTGTGTTCAAGGGTCGGCTAGTATATCTTAGGGAATATAGAAAGAGCGATA
Protein-coding regions in this window:
- a CDS encoding ABC transporter permease, translated to MRSETMEVFEYMVENSGYIMERLLEHIFIFLASWSMAVVAGVAIAIFVTRPGHRRAGSLVLSITGATQAVPSIAVIALVFLFMGIGAAPAIVALFLYSLVPVVFNTASGLMNVSMKMKEAAKGMGMTNRQILWKVEMPVTVPTMLSGIRSSATINIGTAAIAASIGAGGLGEIIFTGLRMTKGPMIIAGAIPVTLLAIAVDIILGFSEKALTSKGLRT
- a CDS encoding glycine/betaine ABC transporter substrate-binding protein encodes the protein MKRLFLISLVVLMATVMSFGQTRLNVGAKNFTEQYIVSSMISQLLEDAGFRVTENFGMSSFVARSALETGQIDLYADYTGTAWPTYLGHEKMIRDPFDLYDAVKTEDLENGIVWLDMANFNNTYALAVRRDFAAEHGLQNLEDLAELTHENPDLLFGIVYEFLERDDGFWPMSETYGFTVEKRQVKTMEIGLTYEALDKNQIDVAMVFSTDGKLEKYNLLVLEDTKNFFPSYNLAVTVRKEVLDNNPEIEEILRPISVYLTEPIMIRLNYLVDAGGYEPDEVAEGFLKGLGLID
- a CDS encoding pyruvate, phosphate dikinase, with translation MSEKFVYYFGKEKAEGDAKMKNLLGGKGANLSEMVKIGIPVPPGFTISTEVCKYYYEHGNTYPESLENEVEEAVKLLEEETGKGFGSTEKPLLVSVRSGAAISMPGMMDTILNLGLNDDSVNGLIKESGNPRFCYDAYRRFLQMFGDVVLKIEHSEFEGALKSIKKERGVKLDTELDAEDMKEVVKRYLEVYKKSGKEFPQDPWKQLWMATDAVFGSWMNERAIKYRALNGIKEGELLGTAVNVVAMVFGNTGEDSGTGVAFTRDPNTGEKQFYGEYLPNAQGEDVVAGTRTPFPLTKLQDINPAVYDQLLDIFSKLENHYRDMQDIEFTVEHGILYLLQTRNGKRTPYASVKIAVDLAEENRISKEEAVMRVTPEHIETLLHPYFTKETMESAELLAKGVAASPGAASGVVAFDPETAERMVKEESKSVILVRPETSPEDIAGMAAAQGILTSTGGKTSHAAVVARGMGKTCIVGCEAVEVDQKTRIMKVNGKIIKEGEWISIDGTSGEVFMGKLDSVKPQGLEGPLAKLLNWADEIRKLGIRTNADTPNDAKIAREFGAEGIGLTRTEHMFFQEDRIFAVRQMITSNTKEQRERSLAKILPMQEEDFYGIFKAMEGLPVTIRLLDPPLHEFLPKDDEDVKELSEEMGMTYEELKATIEDLHEFNPMMGFRGCRLAVVYPEIAEMQTKAIIGAAIRLVKEGKSVIPEIMIPLIVEIEELKYVKSIIIKAAEELIADSGNKLEYKVGTMIEVPRAALTADEIAKEAEFFSFGTNDLTQMTYGFSRDDYGKYVGHYLEKGILESDPFQKLDRTGVGQLVRMGTEKGRSTRPDLKVGICGEHGGEPSSVEFCHIVGLNYVSCSPYRVPVARLSAAQAVVKNR
- a CDS encoding sodium ion-translocating decarboxylase subunit beta, encoding MAALISGYLAQTGFATVSWENWVMFAVAGLLVYLAVAKDAEPLLLVPIAFGMVIANIPPEVTGVFTPGTGIMWILQQGLMLGIYPPLIFLGIGAVTDFSFVLANPKTLFLGAAAQIGIFITFLAANWMGFSISDAAAIAIIGGADGPTSIYVASILESQFLPIIAIASYSYIALIPVLQPPIMRVLTTRKERSITMGKKLRKVSKLERIVFPIVATIAISLIVPQALPLVGMLMLGNLLRENGRTKRLVEASGKYISDTVIILLCVSVGAKADGKIFLTLESIMILGLGCAAFIVATASGILFAKLMNVFSANKVNPLIGAAGVSAVPTAARVAQKVASEEDPTNFVLMHAMGPNIAGVIGSAVAAGVFLSII
- a CDS encoding 4Fe-4S dicluster domain-containing protein, which produces MAEKKQYQVNINHTLCKKCGICYWICPTKTITKGELGRPQIVDQKTCIGCLMCENACPDFAIDVHQLEAVKEDA
- a CDS encoding 2-oxoacid:acceptor oxidoreductase subunit alpha, whose amino-acid sequence is MREFMLLQGDEACALGAIKAGCKFFAGYPITPATEIAETMARELPKIGGTFIQMEDEIASAAAIIGASLAGEKSMTATSGPGFSLMQEAIGYASMTETPTVIVNVQRGGPSTGMPTKTAQGDIMQARWGTHGDHQIIAIYPSNVEEVYKYIITAFNYAELYRTPVIFLMDEILGHMRESVYLPHDSEIMEVQRVGETEMAEDDIFHPFEGDDQMMATPLVKMGKSRFHVSGLVHDESGFPVGSPSDSARLLRRLDNKIRLHSDEIVIYDEYMTEDAEILVLAYGSVARSAIKAVKMAREDKINVGLFKPVTIWPFPSTRLRQLLKKVSAVIVAEMNLGQILYEVSRLNKRGAKIEHLSKVNGELITPQEVLDAISRVKSEIMDL
- a CDS encoding stage V sporulation protein S is translated as MEILKVSSKSNPNKVAGAIAGVISKNEQVELQAIGAGAVNQAVKAVAIASRFLREQGTKVYMVPGFVEIQIGEEMRTGITIKIVSEKDESK
- a CDS encoding ferritin yields the protein MLTVSDMLGIALKIEGAGYSYYERLGERTSGEVKALFLKLAEQEREHANIFRELLKDEGKTSTTQDWDDNVGYLKAYAEISIFPRIESSEIPQNLNRAISSAMEVEKDSIIFYSDLSSFIPDSNELKKIIEEERRHLHDLVKLYGSL
- a CDS encoding uracil-xanthine permease gives rise to the protein MSNEKSAYQEVREQEDRSKGLGKGGLLVLGLQHAFTMFGATVLVPYLTGVPVNVALFTAGVGTLLFHLLTQWKVPVFLGSSFAYIAPINAVILYHANAADTFSSVPEAISAGFAITPDMIAYATGGILIAGLVQVGIAILIKLLGVSKFEKIFPPAVAGTIIAVIGLNLAPTAISMASSNWWIAVVSLGTAVIVRLYVKGFTRLIPVMCGIIVGYIVAAATGNVSFDAVNQASWVGIPSFVLPKFSIYSLTVLVPVALAPTIEHFGDIFAVSAITGKKFYDDPGIHRTLAGDGIATAVAGFFGGPANTTYSENTGVLAITKVFNPVVMRIAAVFAVILSFVPKVGALIQSIPTAVMGGIEILLFGMIAAVGMKTLIENRVKVDGKNLIVISVMLVVGIGGAAIGIGPVRFEGIGLAALVGLLLNGIFVMTKAPEE